One Proteinivorax tanatarense DNA segment encodes these proteins:
- a CDS encoding anaerobic C4-dicarboxylate transporter — protein sequence MILLQFLIVILAIFIGARLGGIGLGAMGGVGLAILTFVFNLQPTSPPIDVMLMILAVVTAAATLQATGGMNYLVKVAEKILRKNPNSITFMAPLVTYLFTFFAGTGHVAYSLLPVISEVAREQKVRPERPLSIAVIASQQAIVASPISAATVALLGILSPYGITLPQILMVTIPATLLAIMFSAFMIRNKGAELEKDLEYQKRLKKGLKKAETSDFDSVITSSAKLSVIFFMAAAVIIVVLGTFEQLRPSFGDDGVMSMAATIQIVMLTVAALNLLVCKADVDEVASGSVFRSGCIAVVAIFGIAWLGDTFFQANMDTIEPAIEGMVTSAPWIFAFALFAMSILLNSQAATTVSLMPLGLALGISPVLLIAMFPAVNGYFFLPNYGPIIAAIGFDRTGTTKIGKYVFNHSFMVPGLIAIITSLVLGFLFAGILL from the coding sequence ATGATTTTATTACAATTTTTAATCGTTATACTAGCAATATTTATAGGAGCACGATTAGGAGGCATAGGCTTAGGTGCTATGGGAGGAGTTGGGCTTGCAATTTTAACCTTTGTATTTAATTTACAGCCAACCTCTCCGCCCATTGATGTTATGTTAATGATTTTAGCAGTAGTAACGGCGGCAGCAACTTTACAAGCAACTGGTGGAATGAATTATTTAGTAAAAGTTGCAGAAAAGATTCTTAGAAAAAATCCCAACTCAATTACTTTTATGGCTCCCCTTGTAACTTACTTGTTTACTTTTTTTGCAGGGACAGGTCATGTTGCTTATTCTTTATTACCAGTAATATCAGAAGTGGCTCGGGAACAAAAAGTGCGACCTGAGAGGCCGTTATCTATAGCAGTAATAGCCTCTCAACAGGCTATAGTAGCTAGTCCGATTTCGGCAGCTACAGTTGCTTTGTTAGGGATTTTGTCACCTTACGGCATTACATTGCCCCAAATTTTGATGGTAACAATACCGGCAACTTTGCTGGCAATCATGTTTTCAGCTTTTATGATTAGAAATAAAGGAGCCGAGCTTGAAAAAGATCTTGAGTATCAAAAAAGGTTAAAAAAGGGCTTAAAAAAGGCAGAAACCAGTGATTTTGACAGTGTTATAACAAGTAGCGCAAAATTATCAGTGATTTTCTTTATGGCGGCAGCTGTTATCATTGTGGTACTAGGTACCTTTGAGCAGCTTCGTCCATCCTTTGGTGATGATGGTGTTATGTCTATGGCAGCTACTATCCAAATTGTTATGTTGACTGTTGCTGCATTAAACTTATTGGTTTGTAAAGCGGATGTGGATGAAGTTGCTTCTGGAAGTGTGTTTAGATCAGGTTGTATTGCTGTAGTTGCAATTTTTGGTATTGCATGGTTGGGAGACACATTTTTTCAGGCTAACATGGATACCATAGAACCTGCTATCGAAGGAATGGTGACATCAGCACCTTGGATATTTGCTTTTGCCTTGTTTGCTATGTCTATTTTATTGAATAGTCAAGCAGCGACCACAGTTTCACTGATGCCTTTGGGTCTAGCTTTAGGCATAAGTCCTGTGTTGCTAATAGCTATGTTTCCAGCAGTTAATGGTTATTTCTTTTTGCCAAACTATGGACCTATTATAGCTGCCATAGGTTTTGATAGAACTGGAACCACTAAAATAGGTAAGTACGTTTTTAATCACAGTTTTATGGTACCAGGATTAATAGCTATAATAACTTCTTTGGTACTAGGTTTTTTGTTTGCAGGAATTCTCCTTTAA
- a CDS encoding FAD/NAD(P)-binding protein has product MENNPLVPVNGEVIEIIEESKDVKTFRVKPEKDINHLPGQCAMLSLFGVGEAIFSISSPPKRDYLDFSIKKTGKVTDILHQIEEGQQLGIRGPYGNHFPFEEIKGKDLLFIGGGIGLAPLRSLIKYALDNRDDYGNLQLIYGSRTPEDLIFERDIFKNWPSEENFEVNVAVDVESSNWDGYVGFVPQYLEELAPNPENTVAITCGPPIMIKFVLETLEKLGFNENQVVTTLEYKMKCGVGKCGRCNLDEHYVCKDGPVFYLKELKQIKSDFC; this is encoded by the coding sequence ATGGAAAATAATCCGCTAGTACCAGTAAATGGTGAAGTGATAGAGATAATCGAAGAAAGTAAAGACGTAAAAACCTTTCGAGTAAAACCAGAAAAAGACATAAATCACCTTCCTGGCCAATGTGCCATGCTCTCACTTTTTGGGGTGGGAGAGGCTATTTTTTCCATAAGCTCTCCGCCAAAAAGGGACTATTTAGATTTTAGTATAAAAAAGACTGGTAAAGTTACGGATATACTACACCAGATTGAAGAAGGACAACAATTAGGAATAAGAGGGCCTTATGGAAATCATTTTCCATTCGAAGAAATAAAGGGGAAAGACCTACTATTTATAGGTGGTGGCATCGGTCTTGCCCCATTAAGGTCGCTTATAAAATACGCTTTAGATAACCGTGACGACTATGGAAATTTACAGTTGATTTATGGTTCAAGAACACCGGAGGATCTGATATTTGAAAGAGATATATTTAAGAATTGGCCTAGTGAAGAAAATTTTGAAGTAAATGTAGCTGTAGATGTAGAAAGCTCAAACTGGGACGGCTATGTGGGTTTTGTACCTCAATATTTAGAAGAACTAGCCCCAAACCCAGAAAATACAGTAGCCATAACTTGTGGTCCACCTATTATGATCAAATTTGTTTTAGAAACTCTTGAAAAATTAGGATTTAATGAGAATCAGGTTGTTACAACTTTAGAATATAAAATGAAATGTGGCGTAGGTAAATGTGGCCGTTGTAATTTAGATGAGCATTATGTATGTAAAGATGGTCCAGTTTTTTATTTAAAAGAATTAAAACAAATTAAAAGTGATTTTTGTTAA
- the ychF gene encoding redox-regulated ATPase YchF: MKLGIVGLPNVGKSTLFNAITEAGAESANYPFCTIEPNVGVVAVPDGRLDKLAEIYKSEKTVPTAIEFFDIAGLVKGASKGEGLGNKFLANIREVEAIVHVVRCFDDGNVVHVDGSVNPIRDIETINLELIFSDIEMLERRLEKSRKAAKADKSAAHEVKIMEEVIKVLEEGKSARTLELSKEDAELVKNFNLLSSKPIIYVANVSEDDLVNDGADNENVAQVRDFASTEDAEVIVISAQIEQEIAQLDTDERKDFLNDLGLEHSGLDKLINASYKLLGLISFLTAGPMESRAWTIKKGTAAPQAAGKIHTDMERGFIRAEVIAFDDLMAHGGSMTTAKEKGLVRVEGKDYIMKDGDVVLFRFNV; the protein is encoded by the coding sequence ATGAAACTAGGAATCGTTGGACTACCAAATGTGGGTAAAAGTACTCTATTTAATGCCATAACCGAAGCGGGAGCTGAGTCAGCTAACTACCCTTTTTGCACTATTGAACCAAATGTTGGGGTTGTAGCTGTGCCCGATGGTCGTTTAGACAAGCTTGCTGAAATTTATAAATCTGAAAAAACTGTACCAACTGCCATAGAGTTTTTTGATATAGCTGGACTTGTTAAGGGAGCCAGTAAAGGTGAGGGGCTAGGCAATAAATTTTTGGCTAATATTCGTGAAGTAGAAGCTATTGTTCATGTAGTAAGATGTTTTGACGATGGAAATGTGGTCCATGTTGATGGTAGTGTTAATCCTATTAGAGATATCGAAACCATTAATTTAGAGTTAATTTTTTCTGATATCGAAATGTTAGAAAGAAGATTAGAAAAAAGCAGAAAAGCTGCTAAAGCTGATAAATCTGCTGCCCATGAGGTTAAAATTATGGAAGAAGTCATTAAAGTTTTAGAGGAAGGTAAGTCCGCAAGAACCTTAGAATTATCAAAAGAAGATGCTGAACTTGTTAAAAACTTTAATTTGCTTAGCTCAAAACCTATTATTTATGTAGCTAATGTCTCGGAGGATGATTTAGTTAACGATGGAGCCGACAATGAAAACGTTGCCCAAGTTAGAGATTTTGCTTCCACAGAAGATGCTGAAGTCATCGTAATCAGTGCCCAAATTGAGCAAGAAATTGCTCAATTAGACACCGACGAGCGAAAAGATTTTTTAAATGACTTGGGATTAGAACATTCTGGACTGGATAAGCTAATTAATGCTAGCTATAAACTACTTGGCCTAATAAGTTTCTTGACAGCGGGACCAATGGAGTCTAGAGCATGGACCATTAAAAAAGGAACAGCTGCACCTCAAGCAGCGGGAAAAATTCATACTGACATGGAAAGAGGGTTTATCCGCGCTGAAGTAATAGCTTTTGATGACCTTATGGCACACGGTGGTAGCATGACCACAGCAAAAGAAAAAGGCCTTGTACGTGTGGAAGGTAAGGATTACATCATGAAAGACGGAGATGTTGTTTTGTTTAGATTTAATGTATAA
- a CDS encoding SLC13 family permease, which yields MISPEYTALFILAVAIYLFFTEKFPLPVTAMLVPIALSLTGILEPAVAFSNFGDRWVVVFMGMFIISGAMFKTGFASVIGDITVKMAGKSRLKLMLLVMGVLGIMSALLSNTGATAVFVPVVVAVCLSSGTSPKAMLMPMAFASSLGGTLTVIGTPPNGIVNSVLNDSAQYMEFGFFEFAKVGIFLFILGIAYMVLIGYKLLPKGEIENIDDKPKKEEKLRTDKMWVAVLIFLFVIISMATGVVDFQVAAMLGAMFTIITGCLTMEEAFNSISWTTVFLFAGMLSMSEAIQVTGAADLIASGLVNVSDTPYIVLMVFFITTSLLTNFMSNTATAAVFAPIGITVAESLQVSPYPFVMAIAIGASCCFLTPIATPPNTIVLGPAGYSFKDYFVAGWPLQLLTFIISMIIIPIFFPF from the coding sequence ATGATATCACCTGAATATACTGCTTTGTTTATTTTGGCCGTAGCAATTTATTTATTTTTTACAGAGAAATTCCCGCTACCGGTAACAGCTATGCTTGTGCCCATAGCTTTGAGTTTAACTGGAATTTTAGAGCCCGCTGTGGCATTTTCAAATTTTGGCGATAGATGGGTAGTAGTATTTATGGGAATGTTCATTATAAGTGGAGCAATGTTTAAAACAGGGTTTGCTAGTGTAATAGGAGATATAACAGTAAAAATGGCAGGGAAAAGTAGGCTTAAGTTGATGCTTTTAGTTATGGGTGTTCTGGGAATAATGTCAGCTCTTCTTAGCAATACAGGTGCCACTGCAGTTTTTGTGCCTGTAGTTGTAGCAGTATGCTTAAGTTCTGGGACAAGCCCTAAAGCGATGCTGATGCCTATGGCTTTTGCTTCAAGTTTAGGAGGAACCTTAACAGTTATTGGCACTCCCCCTAATGGAATAGTTAACAGTGTTTTAAATGATTCTGCTCAATACATGGAATTTGGTTTTTTTGAGTTTGCAAAAGTAGGGATTTTTCTATTTATATTAGGAATTGCTTATATGGTACTTATTGGATACAAACTATTGCCTAAAGGTGAAATTGAGAATATTGATGACAAACCTAAAAAGGAAGAAAAATTAAGAACTGATAAAATGTGGGTAGCAGTGCTAATATTTTTATTTGTTATTATTTCTATGGCGACTGGGGTTGTTGATTTTCAAGTCGCAGCAATGTTAGGTGCCATGTTCACAATAATAACGGGATGTTTAACAATGGAAGAAGCTTTTAATAGTATTAGCTGGACTACAGTATTCCTTTTTGCTGGTATGTTATCTATGAGTGAAGCAATTCAAGTTACTGGTGCAGCAGATTTGATAGCTAGTGGCTTAGTCAACGTTTCTGACACTCCATATATTGTGTTAATGGTGTTTTTTATTACAACATCTCTTTTGACTAATTTTATGTCAAATACTGCTACTGCAGCTGTTTTTGCCCCTATAGGTATTACCGTAGCTGAATCATTGCAGGTAAGTCCATACCCCTTTGTAATGGCTATAGCAATTGGAGCTTCCTGTTGTTTTTTAACTCCTATCGCAACCCCACCCAATACCATTGTGCTAGGTCCTGCAGGATATAGTTTTAAAGATTATTTTGTTGCAGGGTGGCCGCTTCAATTATTAACATTTATAATTTCCATGATTATTATACCAATTTTCTTTCCGTTTTAA